From one Acipenser ruthenus chromosome 21, fAciRut3.2 maternal haplotype, whole genome shotgun sequence genomic stretch:
- the LOC117973264 gene encoding serum amyloid P-component-like, producing the protein MPQIDLSGKAFYFHETSSSNYVKLIPDKEEAVSAATICHRYHSTLTTDQCLLSFATPSKDNTFLLFKFGYGKHTMAMNNDQPELLMSDERTPSGWTHVCGTWETSSGKLWINGKGREMKAVKKGMLVEGKPIIILGQDQDTYRGGFQSSQAFVGQITEVHMWDYVLSECEISAMSVGLAVNPGNVLNWKSMQYTRSGHVLVKSIDDTCYVK; encoded by the coding sequence ATGCCCCAAATAGATCTATCAGGGAAAGCCTTCTACTTTCATGAGACGTCCAGCAGCAACTACGTGAAGCTCATACCGGACAAGGAGGAGGCTGTGAGTGCAGCGACCATCTGCCACAGGTACCACTCCACCCTGACAACAGATCAGTGTCTCTTATCCTTTGCCACCCCTTCCAAAGACAACACATTTCTCCTCTTCAAATTCGGGTATGGCAAACACACCATGGCCATGAACAACGATCAGCCGGAGTTGCTCATGTCGGATGAGAGAACTCCATCAGGATGGACTCATGTGTGCGGGACCTGGGAGACGAGCAGTGGGAAGCTGTGGATCAACGGGAAAGGCAGAGAGATGAAGGCGGTAAAGAAAGGAATGTTAGTTGAAGGGAAGCCTATCATAATCCTCGGTCAAGATCAAGACACTTACAGAGGGGGATTCCAATCGTCCCAGGCCTTTGTTGGCCAAATCACAGAGGTACACATGTGGGATTACGTGCTGTCAGAGTGTGAAATAAGCGCCATGAGCGTTGGTTTGGCTGTTAACCCTGGGAATGTTTTAAACTGGAAGTCAATGCAGTACACTCGCAGTGGTCATGTGTTAGTGAAGAGCATTGATGATACCTGctatgtgaaataa